The following are encoded in a window of Corynebacterium argentoratense DSM 44202 genomic DNA:
- a CDS encoding MFS transporter, with translation MAIFTITRQKHSMTSMVLMTSSSSEQSPSRTPIPREIWVLVSAALVIALGYGMVAPILPQFAKSFDVSIAAASAVVSAFAGMRLLFAPAAGRLLNAFGSRTVYLSGLLMVAVSTGLVATAHDYWHVLVLRAAGGIGSTMFTVSAMGLIVRIAPPSIRGKASSTYATAFLLGNILGPLLGSALAGLGMRVPFIIYGIALLIATALVWIMLDPAVIRDVEQHGASAMRLREAWGRTCYRAALVGAFYNGWANYGVRVAIIPLYVATFHSAALTGMILASFAAGNAVALQGAGRLADTLGRKPLALTGIVTNATFAAVLGLSQHTAVLIGVSVLAGAGAGILAPAQQATVADVIGQERSGGGVLATFQMVQDLGTISGPLIIGMVAEAFGFRWAFALCAAIGLVAVAAWAPAEEPLGLGQSRPQPA, from the coding sequence ATGGCGATCTTTACGATCACCCGGCAGAAGCACTCGATGACATCGATGGTGTTGATGACGTCGAGCAGTTCTGAACAATCACCTTCGCGCACTCCGATTCCCAGAGAAATTTGGGTGCTGGTTAGTGCTGCGCTGGTCATTGCGTTGGGCTATGGCATGGTCGCGCCGATCTTGCCTCAGTTCGCTAAGAGCTTTGATGTAAGTATCGCTGCGGCATCCGCCGTGGTGAGTGCTTTTGCGGGTATGCGTTTGCTGTTCGCTCCTGCAGCTGGGCGCCTGCTTAACGCTTTCGGTTCTCGCACCGTGTACCTATCCGGTTTGTTGATGGTGGCCGTGTCCACAGGGCTTGTGGCAACCGCACATGACTACTGGCATGTGTTGGTGTTGAGGGCTGCGGGCGGTATTGGATCCACCATGTTCACGGTGTCTGCGATGGGGTTGATTGTCCGCATCGCACCGCCATCCATTAGGGGTAAAGCCTCATCGACGTATGCGACTGCGTTTCTGTTGGGCAATATTTTGGGACCTTTGTTGGGTTCGGCATTGGCAGGCTTAGGTATGCGGGTGCCTTTTATCATCTATGGCATCGCCCTGCTTATTGCCACTGCTTTGGTGTGGATCATGCTCGATCCTGCGGTTATTCGTGACGTCGAGCAGCATGGTGCTTCTGCGATGCGGTTGCGCGAGGCATGGGGCCGTACGTGCTATCGAGCAGCACTCGTCGGGGCTTTTTACAACGGGTGGGCAAACTATGGAGTCAGGGTTGCGATTATCCCGCTGTATGTGGCGACGTTTCACAGTGCTGCACTGACGGGCATGATTTTGGCGAGTTTCGCAGCGGGTAACGCTGTTGCATTGCAAGGAGCCGGTCGTCTGGCGGATACATTGGGGCGAAAACCGCTGGCGCTGACGGGCATAGTGACGAATGCCACCTTCGCAGCTGTGCTGGGGTTGAGTCAGCACACGGCCGTGTTGATCGGTGTTTCGGTTCTGGCTGGTGCAGGGGCGGGTATTTTAGCGCCCGCACAACAGGCTACTGTCGCTGATGTTATCGGACAGGAGCGTTCGGGAGGCGGGGTGCTTGCGACGTTCCAAATGGTGCAAGACCTGGGCACAATCAGTGGCCCACTGATTATCGGAATGGTTGCTGAAGCATTCGGTTTCAGGTGGGCCTTTGCCTTGTGTGCGGCTATTGGATTGGTGGCTGTCGCGGCGTGGGCGCCGGCTGAAGAACCGCTTGGGCTCGGGCAGTCTAGGCCCCAGCCAGCCTGA
- a CDS encoding DEAD/DEAH box helicase, with the protein MSNTDNVTSGVEELENVNLSEVEDHSQDVQEDVREAKESEATGPINGFESLGLPANVLAAVKKVGFETPSPIQAQTIPVLMEGHDVVGLAQTGTGKTAAFALPILSRIDLDMRKPQALVLAPTRELALQVADSFQSFASSLGGIHVLPIYGGQAYGIQLSGLRRGAQIIVGTPGRVIDHLEKGSLDISDLRFLVLDEADEMLNMGFQEDVERILADTPEDKQVALFSATMPNGIRRIAREYLREPKEISVKSETRTNTNITQRYLSVAHRNKLDALTRILEVTEFEAMIMFVRTKHETEELAEKLRARGFSAAAINGDIAQAQRERTVDQLKDGRLDILVATDVAARGLDVERISHVLNYDIPNDTESYVHRIGRTGRAGRSGEAILFVTPRERRMLRSIERATNAPLNEMDLPTVDEVNESRKRKFADSITNALEHAEVAVFRKLVKEYSEEHDVPLEDIAAALATEASSGDEFFMKELPPSKRDRFDRDNRGDRGDRGGRRDRFDREAPTRFDRSGKEMAVYRLAVGKRQHVRPGAIVGALANEGGLSSKDFGRINIAVDHTLVELPKDLPKEVFEALEDTRISGQLINIEPDPGAPMGRPAAHRSRGDRDDRGGRGGFRGRDDRRDDRGGRGGFRGRDDRRDDRDDRGGRGGFRGRDDRRDDRGGRGGFRSRNNDRY; encoded by the coding sequence ATGAGCAATACCGATAACGTCACCAGCGGCGTTGAAGAGCTGGAAAACGTGAACTTGTCGGAAGTGGAAGATCATTCGCAGGACGTCCAAGAAGACGTCAGGGAAGCGAAAGAATCTGAGGCTACCGGCCCGATTAATGGTTTTGAAAGCCTTGGACTCCCTGCGAACGTGCTCGCAGCAGTCAAGAAGGTGGGCTTCGAGACCCCGTCCCCCATTCAAGCGCAGACCATCCCGGTGCTGATGGAAGGCCACGACGTTGTGGGCCTCGCACAGACCGGTACTGGTAAGACCGCTGCATTCGCACTGCCAATCCTTTCCCGGATTGACCTGGACATGCGTAAACCCCAGGCTTTGGTCCTGGCCCCCACCCGTGAGCTAGCACTACAGGTTGCAGACAGCTTCCAATCCTTCGCCTCCAGCCTTGGTGGCATCCACGTGCTGCCGATCTACGGTGGCCAGGCCTACGGCATTCAGCTGTCCGGCCTTCGCCGCGGTGCGCAGATCATCGTCGGCACCCCGGGTCGTGTCATCGACCACCTCGAAAAGGGTTCCTTGGACATCTCGGATCTTCGCTTCCTCGTGTTGGACGAAGCAGACGAGATGCTCAACATGGGCTTCCAAGAAGACGTCGAGCGTATTCTCGCCGACACCCCGGAAGACAAGCAGGTTGCACTGTTTTCCGCCACAATGCCCAACGGCATTCGCAGGATCGCCCGCGAGTATCTGCGTGAGCCGAAGGAAATCTCGGTCAAGTCCGAGACCCGTACCAATACCAATATCACCCAGCGTTACCTGTCGGTCGCGCACCGCAACAAGCTCGACGCCTTGACCCGCATTCTTGAGGTCACTGAGTTTGAGGCCATGATCATGTTCGTGCGCACCAAGCACGAAACTGAAGAACTCGCTGAAAAGCTCCGTGCACGCGGATTCTCTGCTGCAGCTATCAACGGTGACATCGCGCAGGCACAGCGCGAGCGCACGGTCGACCAGCTTAAGGACGGCCGTCTCGACATTCTGGTCGCAACAGATGTTGCTGCCCGTGGTCTTGACGTTGAGCGGATCAGCCACGTGCTGAACTATGACATTCCGAATGACACCGAAAGCTATGTCCACCGCATCGGCCGTACTGGTCGTGCTGGGCGCTCCGGCGAAGCTATTTTGTTTGTCACTCCCCGCGAGCGTCGCATGCTCCGTTCCATTGAGCGCGCCACCAATGCGCCCTTGAATGAGATGGATCTGCCGACCGTCGATGAGGTCAACGAATCCCGCAAGAGGAAGTTCGCGGATTCCATCACCAATGCGCTTGAGCACGCTGAGGTCGCTGTGTTCCGCAAGCTGGTCAAGGAGTACTCGGAAGAGCACGATGTTCCCCTTGAGGACATTGCTGCCGCTTTGGCCACCGAGGCCTCGTCCGGCGATGAGTTCTTCATGAAGGAACTTCCCCCGAGCAAGCGCGATCGCTTCGATCGTGACAACCGCGGCGACCGTGGTGATCGTGGCGGCCGTCGTGATCGCTTCGACCGCGAAGCCCCCACGCGTTTCGATCGCAGTGGTAAAGAGATGGCCGTATACCGCTTGGCAGTGGGCAAGCGCCAGCACGTGCGCCCCGGTGCTATCGTCGGCGCTCTTGCTAACGAAGGTGGTTTGAGCAGCAAGGACTTCGGCCGAATCAACATCGCTGTTGATCACACCCTGGTCGAGCTTCCCAAGGACCTTCCGAAGGAAGTGTTCGAGGCACTCGAAGACACTCGTATTTCCGGTCAGCTGATCAACATTGAGCCAGATCCCGGCGCGCCCATGGGGCGTCCTGCAGCGCATCGCTCCCGTGGGGACCGCGATGATCGTGGCGGCCGCGGTGGTTTCCGTGGGCGTGATGATCGTCGTGATGATCGCGGTGGCCGCGGTGGTTTCCGTGGGCGTGATGATCGTCGTGACGATCGGGATGATCGTGGTGGCCGTGGTGGTTTCCGTGGGCGTGATGATCGTCGTGACGATCGCGGTGGCCGTGGCGGCTTCCGCTCACGCAACAACGATCGCTATTAG
- a CDS encoding HNH endonuclease family protein, producing MLRDPLRNYKRLLIIATIVTIAHSLHPGHPTEGFTYDPPLAHTLPHIPRGQRSDRPATAPYHREQFGGWATADVNTHPCTTRQRELSRALGPQSLDGCTLIRGEAADPYGNGRMGPNVNQAIEIDHIFPLSAAWDMGAYTWDHTTMRAFANDPLNLVAVSRTHNQDKGDKLPAEWMPPDRTVHCWYARRIALIAATYQLNLSNDDVSTMKRACIVQDALHATLG from the coding sequence ATGCTCCGTGACCCCCTCCGAAACTACAAACGCCTGCTGATTATTGCCACCATCGTCACCATCGCCCACTCACTACACCCCGGCCACCCAACAGAAGGTTTCACCTACGACCCTCCACTAGCGCACACACTGCCCCACATACCCAGGGGACAGCGCAGCGACCGGCCGGCGACAGCCCCCTACCACCGTGAGCAATTCGGGGGATGGGCCACGGCCGACGTCAACACCCATCCGTGTACCACGCGACAACGCGAACTCTCCCGAGCACTCGGCCCACAATCACTCGATGGCTGCACGCTCATCCGCGGTGAGGCAGCAGATCCCTACGGCAATGGACGGATGGGCCCCAACGTCAACCAAGCGATAGAAATCGACCACATCTTTCCCCTATCAGCAGCCTGGGACATGGGCGCCTACACCTGGGACCACACAACAATGCGTGCCTTCGCCAACGACCCACTCAACCTCGTCGCCGTGTCCCGCACCCACAACCAAGACAAAGGCGACAAACTACCAGCCGAATGGATGCCGCCCGACCGCACCGTGCACTGCTGGTACGCACGCAGAATAGCGCTGATTGCCGCAACCTACCAGTTAAACCTGAGCAACGACGACGTCAGCACCATGAAACGCGCCTGCATCGTCCAAGATGCGCTCCACGCAACCCTTGGGTAG
- a CDS encoding DEAD/DEAH box helicase produces MPTPDFLLHGTVAADGVLYLWIEQTQGHRVVTVQDVPGDTFPPVIHGLLSSSRVRVAKNIRVHTPKGREVRLDMQAVGLIPEQAVRFLSSAAFVLSDSPAATRRQRSAIAPDLMWLLSAYVGIERFVRSGGFLPSVRWEDGSWYGCWILASGVRERAWQIDMSRAQPGVLEANFGPGLIEWLCGRYAHWVVVSLVDDTALDDPHPLVRSLVGYEPVRRTRESFVQELNAWVKSANTVPMQVVVMVEEPVDSLWPVSVQVRVGVDAPVPAATLSADFQVEAQQLIEEVADAAPGVSWWPRWSDDCVELGVEDMATLIDRDIAELSRAGVKVMMPQSWSKGSATATLKVRSSQQPGAIVRHFGMDQIVEYDWKVAVDGQELDAQAMNELIHSSHNLVKIRGKWISVDQRMLGKIRQYIERAAQADRRLRGEGTAAASGVMSAADVRALALEQAAEDVLDRDVEIASNDPWVEALWGAEMPAPQPREVPDSVQATLRQYQQRGLDWLAWMSDNNVGCILADDMGLGKTLQILALVAYERSGASAAGRAAKPSIVVCPTSLVHNWVAEAAKFVPSLNVVAYHGPRRDIEAVRHADLVVTTYTTVTRDVETLKDIEFDHVIADEAQAIKNTATKAARAIRLLPARHRIALTGTPVENRLMELRAIMDFCNPGILGTQSFFRNYFANSIERDDNLDLADTLKKLCAPFMLRRMKTDPSIIDDLPDKSEHIVEVSMTAEQAALYQALVDEITAVLNSTDVNERSRRKGLVLSSITQIKQICNHPAHYLKDGSPMILKGRHRSGKVEALMNIVDAALRAGKQILVFTQYREFGTMLRTYLSNYTGSDIDFLHGGTTPQGRQQMVERFQQGDAPMLIVSLKAGGTGLNLTAASVVVHMDRWWNPAVENQATDRAYRIGQRDNVAVYKMVTLSTLEESIHDVLAGKLTLASSVVGAGEGWLTELSPEEFTMLLQADSISERTTT; encoded by the coding sequence ATGCCCACCCCAGATTTTTTGCTTCACGGCACAGTTGCCGCTGATGGGGTGCTGTATTTGTGGATTGAGCAGACCCAGGGGCACCGTGTGGTGACGGTGCAGGATGTGCCGGGGGATACTTTCCCGCCGGTGATCCATGGGTTGTTGTCGTCTTCTCGTGTGCGGGTGGCTAAAAATATTCGGGTGCATACGCCGAAGGGGAGGGAAGTCCGGCTTGATATGCAGGCTGTGGGGTTGATCCCGGAGCAGGCGGTGCGTTTTTTATCGAGCGCGGCGTTTGTTTTGTCTGATTCGCCGGCGGCGACGCGGCGTCAACGTTCGGCGATCGCACCAGATCTAATGTGGTTGCTGTCCGCGTATGTTGGCATCGAGCGTTTTGTGCGTTCGGGCGGTTTTTTGCCCTCGGTGCGCTGGGAGGATGGCAGCTGGTATGGGTGTTGGATTCTGGCAAGTGGCGTGAGGGAACGGGCTTGGCAGATTGATATGAGCCGTGCTCAGCCGGGGGTTTTGGAGGCCAATTTTGGGCCAGGTCTCATCGAGTGGTTGTGCGGGCGCTACGCCCATTGGGTGGTTGTGAGCTTGGTGGATGACACCGCACTAGACGACCCGCACCCGTTGGTGCGTTCACTGGTGGGATATGAGCCTGTGCGGCGGACCCGGGAGAGTTTTGTTCAAGAGCTCAACGCGTGGGTGAAAAGTGCCAACACGGTTCCTATGCAGGTTGTGGTGATGGTGGAGGAACCAGTCGATAGCTTGTGGCCGGTGAGTGTACAGGTGCGTGTGGGGGTGGATGCGCCCGTCCCGGCTGCGACGCTGTCAGCTGATTTCCAAGTGGAGGCGCAGCAACTCATCGAAGAGGTTGCCGACGCCGCTCCAGGAGTGTCGTGGTGGCCTCGATGGTCAGATGACTGCGTGGAATTGGGGGTGGAGGACATGGCAACCCTCATCGACCGTGACATAGCCGAGCTCAGTCGGGCCGGGGTGAAAGTGATGATGCCCCAATCCTGGTCCAAAGGTTCGGCCACAGCAACGCTCAAGGTTCGCTCCAGCCAGCAGCCCGGCGCGATCGTGCGTCATTTTGGGATGGATCAGATTGTCGAATACGACTGGAAGGTTGCGGTTGATGGCCAGGAGCTTGATGCGCAGGCGATGAATGAGCTGATCCACAGCAGCCATAATTTGGTGAAGATCCGCGGCAAGTGGATCAGTGTTGATCAGCGGATGCTTGGCAAGATTCGCCAGTATATTGAGCGGGCGGCTCAGGCGGATCGTCGTCTGCGGGGTGAGGGCACGGCGGCTGCAAGTGGGGTGATGAGCGCCGCTGACGTGCGTGCTTTGGCGTTGGAGCAGGCTGCAGAGGACGTGCTGGATCGGGATGTGGAGATTGCCTCCAATGATCCCTGGGTGGAGGCCCTGTGGGGTGCGGAGATGCCGGCCCCACAGCCGCGCGAGGTGCCGGACAGTGTGCAGGCTACGTTGCGGCAGTATCAGCAGCGTGGCTTGGATTGGTTGGCGTGGATGTCGGACAACAACGTCGGTTGTATTTTGGCCGACGACATGGGTTTGGGCAAGACTCTGCAGATCCTGGCGCTTGTGGCCTACGAGCGTTCGGGTGCGTCTGCCGCCGGCAGGGCCGCAAAGCCGTCGATCGTGGTGTGCCCTACGTCGTTGGTGCATAACTGGGTGGCGGAGGCGGCCAAGTTCGTGCCCAGCCTCAACGTCGTTGCTTACCATGGCCCGCGCCGAGACATCGAGGCGGTGCGTCATGCGGACTTGGTGGTGACTACCTACACCACGGTCACACGCGACGTCGAAACCCTCAAAGACATCGAGTTCGACCACGTCATCGCCGATGAGGCCCAGGCGATCAAAAACACTGCGACAAAGGCAGCTCGCGCTATTCGTCTGCTGCCCGCGCGCCATCGCATCGCTTTGACCGGTACCCCTGTGGAAAATCGCCTGATGGAGCTGCGGGCGATTATGGATTTCTGCAACCCCGGCATTCTCGGGACGCAGAGTTTCTTCCGCAATTATTTCGCCAATTCCATTGAACGGGATGACAACCTTGATCTTGCGGACACGTTAAAGAAGTTGTGTGCTCCGTTCATGCTTAGGCGCATGAAAACCGACCCCAGCATTATCGATGACCTACCGGACAAGAGCGAGCACATCGTCGAAGTGTCCATGACCGCCGAACAAGCCGCTCTTTACCAGGCGCTTGTTGATGAGATCACCGCGGTGCTCAACAGCACGGATGTCAACGAACGCTCCCGCCGCAAAGGCTTGGTGCTCAGCTCGATCACCCAGATCAAACAAATCTGCAACCATCCCGCCCACTATCTCAAAGACGGCAGCCCCATGATCCTCAAAGGTCGGCACCGCAGTGGAAAAGTCGAAGCATTAATGAATATTGTTGACGCCGCGTTGCGTGCAGGTAAGCAGATTTTGGTGTTCACGCAATACCGCGAGTTCGGGACCATGCTGCGAACCTATTTGAGTAACTACACCGGAAGCGACATCGACTTCCTCCACGGTGGCACTACCCCACAGGGGCGGCAGCAGATGGTTGAACGCTTCCAACAAGGTGATGCGCCCATGTTGATCGTTTCGCTCAAGGCTGGTGGCACGGGCCTGAACCTCACCGCAGCAAGCGTCGTGGTTCACATGGACCGGTGGTGGAACCCAGCGGTAGAAAACCAAGCCACCGACCGTGCGTACCGCATCGGCCAGCGCGACAATGTTGCCGTGTATAAAATGGTCACCCTATCGACCCTCGAAGAATCCATCCACGATGTCCTGGCCGGAAAACTCACTCTCGCCAGCAGCGTGGTGGGTGCCGGCGAGGGCTGGCTGACAGAACTGTCGCCCGAAGAATTCACCATGCTGCTCCAAGCGGACAGCATCAGCGAACGCACGACCACTTAA
- a CDS encoding metallophosphoesterase family protein: protein MTRFIHTSDWQLGKTWARLRPEAAARLAEARLEAIRTLGKLATEHGAEFIVVAGDVFEHNSLSRETLGRALEQLKALPVPVYLLPGNHDPLVADSIFYETQDIPGVHIVTDHTPIRVEGTSTPVEIVGAPLLTRHPDTDLVALALDALPDDPEHPARILLAHGQVLNRDTIDNPATIDLGLIEDALQRGVINYVAMGDTHSAQTIGHSGAVWYSGAPEPTDFFDTATGGGENNSGHALLVTLRDEGVDVEELSTGTWTMEAIEADVNSIDDVEDFLARLDAYPNKSKTVIKYTLRGTVDLTAMNHLDAGLDARTPIFAAFYPRERLMDLTLAPGTEELDTLQLGGYADGALRELLEASADGDTTAEDALRLLFRLQH, encoded by the coding sequence ATGACACGCTTCATCCACACTTCCGACTGGCAACTCGGTAAAACCTGGGCCCGGCTACGCCCCGAAGCCGCAGCACGATTGGCCGAAGCACGCCTCGAAGCCATCCGCACCCTCGGAAAGCTAGCCACTGAACACGGCGCAGAGTTCATTGTCGTCGCAGGCGATGTGTTCGAGCACAATAGCCTTAGCCGCGAAACCCTCGGCCGTGCGCTCGAACAACTTAAAGCATTACCCGTGCCCGTCTACCTCCTACCGGGAAACCACGACCCCCTGGTCGCCGACAGTATCTTCTACGAAACCCAGGACATCCCCGGCGTCCATATTGTCACCGACCACACGCCCATTCGCGTCGAAGGCACCAGCACACCGGTAGAAATTGTCGGAGCCCCCTTGCTCACCCGTCACCCCGACACAGACCTCGTCGCACTCGCCCTCGACGCACTACCCGATGACCCCGAACACCCAGCACGCATCCTCCTAGCCCACGGACAAGTACTCAACCGCGACACCATCGACAACCCCGCCACCATCGACCTTGGGCTGATTGAAGACGCCCTGCAACGCGGCGTCATCAATTATGTTGCGATGGGCGATACACACTCCGCGCAAACAATCGGACACAGCGGCGCCGTGTGGTACTCCGGAGCACCAGAACCCACAGACTTTTTCGACACAGCAACCGGTGGCGGTGAAAACAACAGCGGCCACGCCCTGCTGGTTACCCTGCGCGACGAAGGGGTCGATGTCGAAGAACTATCCACGGGCACCTGGACCATGGAAGCCATCGAAGCCGATGTCAACAGCATCGATGACGTCGAGGATTTCCTCGCGCGCCTCGACGCCTACCCCAACAAATCAAAAACAGTCATCAAATACACCCTGCGCGGCACCGTCGATCTCACCGCAATGAACCACCTTGACGCAGGACTTGACGCACGAACCCCCATCTTCGCCGCATTCTACCCACGCGAACGGCTCATGGACCTCACACTCGCCCCCGGCACCGAAGAGCTCGACACCCTCCAACTAGGAGGCTACGCAGACGGAGCACTCCGAGAACTCCTCGAGGCAAGCGCAGACGGCGACACAACAGCCGAAGACGCCCTCCGCCTACTGTTCCGACTCCAACACTAA
- a CDS encoding AAA family ATPase, with product MRIHSLSFDNLRGVEHFQLSNIPDTGVVIVSGSNEAGKSTILDALDMVLTQKHTTGKAQYKLMRPVGRDVPTTITLDATIGPHHINVTKTYFKQKRCELRILTPTVENLTGGEAEQRLEDILAEHIDPTLLSALFVRQGTIDERINAAGIPSLSAALSAAGAANDLDNGNPTEVTGDNTALMDAVAKEYGRYFSEKTAKPTGEYKQAEADLAAAEQRYAQAQIDVDSVKNYVDRVGEAEAIRDDAAQRIPGVREELEQARADLAEAQEATKHAHAATEKKNSAQIVLEAAEQRLDQRTALKTRVAALSKHVETLLQQQPELEQAHQEEQQRAAELHERVTQAQQLRDTAAAAVRDAKQQLTRASQLRDWAHHTQLLDQVAGINDQIVELENMLPSNPISAELVQKITEAERDTREARIRASAVAAKITTQAVGEGAPTEILLDGEPTPVGETHTLTHATTVRIADVDIHITPGLGNEDVFADLTRCEQQLTALLDDVAASSAEEALSRAQAERQLAEEITSLTRERTAIIGTRDVDDMRRHTQRIEQLLGDFDPITVDEAEQALVKASAAHEEAEEHHTQADSDARVHESRVMALRTPAETALNIHRSNLEAAQATLAEAADELATAELEHTQEQLDAAHAQALSNFEQATAAEQQALDALAQADPELRRSLYEGAQAQLDSLRERIDDARTTIATCTGYIEQAQGAAERLENSHAEVDNARRHHASIQRRAEAAKRLRDVLIGHRDAARAAYAKPFADKLNDLARAIFGPDQRFDLDAELGIDSRVNIGSDGSALTSVPVGQLSGGAQEQLGMLQRFAVSELAGCNLPVIIDDALGHTDTHRLSRMATVLSRAGRQQQIIVLTSTPARFEKVVGKKEYSVTDLQM from the coding sequence ATGCGCATTCACAGCCTGAGCTTCGATAACCTCCGCGGAGTCGAACACTTCCAGCTATCCAACATCCCAGACACCGGTGTTGTCATCGTCAGCGGCAGCAACGAAGCTGGAAAATCCACCATCCTCGACGCCCTCGACATGGTGCTGACCCAAAAACACACCACCGGAAAAGCCCAGTACAAACTCATGCGCCCCGTCGGGCGCGACGTACCCACCACCATCACACTCGACGCCACCATCGGGCCGCACCACATCAACGTCACCAAAACCTACTTCAAACAAAAACGCTGCGAACTACGCATCCTGACGCCCACCGTGGAAAACCTCACCGGCGGCGAAGCCGAACAGCGCCTCGAAGACATCCTCGCCGAACACATCGACCCCACCCTGCTCAGCGCATTGTTCGTCCGCCAAGGAACCATCGACGAACGCATTAATGCCGCAGGAATCCCCAGCCTGAGTGCCGCACTCAGCGCCGCCGGCGCCGCCAACGACCTCGACAACGGCAACCCCACCGAGGTGACGGGGGACAACACCGCCCTCATGGACGCCGTCGCAAAAGAATACGGACGCTACTTTAGTGAAAAAACAGCCAAACCAACGGGCGAATATAAACAAGCAGAAGCGGACCTCGCCGCAGCAGAACAACGCTATGCCCAAGCACAAATCGACGTTGACAGCGTAAAAAACTACGTCGATCGGGTCGGCGAAGCAGAAGCCATACGCGACGACGCCGCCCAACGCATACCCGGTGTTCGTGAAGAACTCGAACAAGCCCGCGCAGACCTCGCCGAAGCCCAAGAAGCCACCAAGCACGCTCACGCAGCAACCGAGAAAAAGAACAGTGCACAGATCGTACTAGAAGCAGCAGAGCAACGCCTCGATCAGCGCACAGCACTCAAAACCCGCGTCGCCGCACTGAGCAAGCACGTGGAAACCCTGCTGCAACAACAACCAGAACTCGAACAAGCCCACCAAGAAGAACAACAGCGCGCAGCCGAACTCCACGAACGCGTTACCCAAGCCCAACAACTGCGCGATACCGCGGCAGCTGCCGTGCGCGACGCCAAACAACAACTCACCCGCGCCTCCCAACTGCGTGACTGGGCACACCACACCCAACTGCTCGATCAAGTAGCTGGCATTAACGACCAGATCGTCGAGCTGGAAAACATGCTGCCTAGCAACCCCATCAGCGCCGAGCTCGTCCAGAAGATCACAGAAGCAGAACGTGACACACGCGAGGCACGGATCCGCGCCAGCGCCGTCGCAGCAAAAATCACCACCCAAGCAGTAGGGGAGGGCGCCCCCACAGAAATCCTCCTCGACGGCGAACCCACACCCGTAGGCGAGACCCATACACTCACCCACGCCACCACCGTCCGCATTGCCGACGTAGACATCCACATCACCCCTGGCCTCGGGAACGAGGACGTCTTCGCCGACCTCACACGATGCGAACAGCAACTCACCGCATTGCTCGACGACGTCGCGGCGTCATCAGCCGAAGAAGCACTCAGCAGGGCGCAAGCCGAACGCCAACTCGCCGAAGAAATCACCAGCTTGACCCGCGAACGCACCGCCATCATCGGTACACGCGACGTTGACGACATGCGCAGGCACACCCAACGCATCGAACAACTCCTTGGCGACTTCGACCCCATCACCGTCGATGAAGCAGAACAAGCATTGGTTAAAGCCAGCGCTGCTCACGAAGAGGCCGAAGAACACCACACCCAAGCCGACAGCGACGCCCGCGTGCACGAAAGCCGCGTCATGGCACTACGCACACCCGCAGAAACAGCCCTCAACATCCACCGAAGCAACCTCGAAGCCGCACAAGCAACCCTCGCGGAAGCCGCCGACGAACTAGCAACCGCAGAGCTGGAGCACACGCAAGAACAACTCGACGCCGCTCACGCGCAGGCCCTCAGCAACTTCGAACAAGCAACAGCCGCCGAACAACAGGCCCTGGACGCACTAGCCCAGGCGGACCCAGAACTGCGACGCAGCCTCTACGAAGGCGCCCAAGCACAACTCGACAGCCTCCGGGAACGCATCGACGACGCCCGCACCACCATCGCCACCTGCACCGGGTACATCGAACAGGCACAAGGTGCGGCTGAACGCCTAGAAAACAGCCATGCAGAAGTCGACAACGCCCGACGGCACCACGCATCAATACAACGGCGAGCCGAGGCAGCCAAGCGCCTACGCGACGTCCTCATCGGCCACCGCGACGCCGCGCGCGCAGCCTACGCCAAGCCCTTTGCCGACAAACTCAACGACCTCGCCAGGGCAATCTTCGGGCCCGACCAACGTTTCGACCTCGATGCAGAACTCGGGATCGACAGCCGAGTCAACATCGGCAGCGATGGCAGTGCCCTGACCAGTGTTCCGGTCGGCCAGCTCTCCGGTGGCGCCCAAGAACAACTCGGCATGCTCCAACGTTTTGCCGTCTCAGAACTCGCGGGCTGTAACCTGCCAGTGATCATCGACGATGCACTTGGGCACACCGACACGCACCGACTATCACGCATGGCCACCGTGCTCAGTAGGGCTGGGCGGCAGCAGCAAATCATCGTACTCACCAGCACACCAGCGCGGTTCGAAAAAGTCGTCGGCAAGAAGGAATATTCCGTCACAGACCTTCAGATGTGA